In one window of Streptomyces sp. FXJ1.172 DNA:
- a CDS encoding NmrA family NAD(P)-binding protein: MIVVTGATGTVGAQVVGGLRARGEKVRALVRTGSVVPDAWDADVELVAADFTDPASLDLALAGADAVYLLVAVHPEMAAHEGNVIDAAVRTGRRPHVVLHAAAGVAEHGEDVRFLAAHTAGFGQLGASGLPWTVLAPNGFFQNFLGMAAALRAGRLSLPGGTGAVSYVDTRDVAEAAVAVLTGGGHENAVYTLTGPAALTHAQIAEALGEVAGHPVTYQALDPEAALAGMLAAGWEPWRAEGMVELYGLYAAGGAAAVTSDVEKLTGHPARPFAAFAAEHAAVLRGETER, encoded by the coding sequence ATGATCGTTGTGACCGGAGCGACAGGAACCGTCGGAGCCCAGGTCGTCGGCGGCCTGCGGGCGCGCGGGGAGAAGGTGCGGGCGCTGGTGCGGACCGGCTCGGTGGTGCCGGACGCCTGGGACGCGGACGTCGAGCTGGTGGCCGCCGACTTCACGGATCCGGCGTCGCTGGACCTGGCACTGGCCGGGGCCGACGCGGTGTACCTGCTCGTGGCGGTCCATCCGGAGATGGCCGCCCACGAGGGGAACGTGATCGACGCGGCCGTACGCACCGGCCGCCGGCCGCACGTCGTGCTGCACGCCGCCGCCGGGGTCGCGGAGCACGGCGAGGACGTACGGTTCCTCGCCGCGCACACCGCCGGGTTCGGGCAGCTCGGCGCGTCCGGGCTGCCGTGGACGGTGCTGGCGCCGAACGGCTTCTTCCAGAACTTCCTCGGCATGGCCGCCGCGCTGCGCGCCGGCCGGCTGTCCCTGCCGGGCGGCACGGGCGCGGTGTCGTACGTCGACACGCGTGACGTCGCCGAGGCCGCCGTGGCGGTGCTGACCGGCGGGGGACACGAGAACGCCGTCTACACGCTGACCGGCCCGGCCGCCCTGACCCACGCCCAGATCGCCGAGGCGCTCGGCGAGGTGGCCGGGCACCCGGTGACGTACCAGGCGCTGGACCCCGAGGCGGCGCTCGCCGGGATGCTCGCGGCCGGGTGGGAGCCCTGGCGGGCGGAGGGGATGGTCGAGCTGTACGGGCTCTACGCGGCCGGCGGTGCCGCCGCCGTCACGAGCGACGTGGAGAAGCTGACCGGGCATCCGGCCCGGCCGTTCGCCGCCTTCGCCGCCGAGCACGCGGCCGTACTGCGCGGCGAGACGGAACGCTGA
- a CDS encoding SDR family NAD(P)-dependent oxidoreductase, with translation MSSIAIVGAGPGLGAAVARRFGREGFAVALFARDRSRLDRLVEGLDGSGVRAGAFVADVRRPQELAGALERAADELGTVEVLQYSPVPHRDFMRPVLETGPRDLVGPVEFSVYGPVAAVQAVLPGMRRLGRGTILLVNGGTAAVPHTERAGTSIAFAAESAYGHLLHERLAGEGIHVAQLVIPGAITPGHARKDPDVLAEVLWGLHRERHGFRHFADDLDS, from the coding sequence ATGAGCAGTATCGCCATCGTGGGTGCCGGGCCCGGGCTCGGGGCCGCCGTCGCCCGGCGGTTCGGGCGTGAGGGCTTCGCGGTCGCCCTCTTCGCGCGGGACCGGTCGCGGCTCGACCGGCTCGTGGAGGGCCTCGACGGGAGCGGGGTGCGGGCCGGCGCCTTCGTCGCGGACGTGCGCAGACCGCAGGAGCTGGCCGGGGCGCTCGAGCGGGCCGCCGACGAACTGGGCACCGTGGAGGTGCTGCAGTACAGCCCGGTGCCGCACCGGGACTTCATGCGGCCCGTGCTGGAGACGGGCCCGCGGGACCTGGTCGGGCCCGTCGAGTTCTCCGTGTACGGGCCCGTCGCCGCCGTGCAGGCGGTGCTGCCGGGGATGCGTCGGCTCGGGCGCGGGACGATCCTGCTCGTCAACGGCGGGACCGCCGCCGTGCCGCACACCGAGCGGGCCGGGACCTCGATCGCGTTCGCGGCGGAGAGCGCGTACGGGCATCTGCTGCACGAACGGCTCGCCGGGGAGGGGATCCACGTCGCACAGCTGGTGATCCCGGGGGCGATCACTCCCGGGCACGCGCGCAAGGACCCGGACGTCCTCGCGGAGGTGCTGTGGGGCCTGCACCGGGAGCGGCACGGGTTCCGGCACTTCGCCGACGATCTCGACAGCTGA
- a CDS encoding PucR family transcriptional regulator has translation MREHQGIPEHYLDGFSHTLAEVAASGRRLTREELKTRRTLGEQAAEAGHGLRALIVAHLAATRAAWPAGPGSTESTLATLAALEQAVDAFAEGYERAQRLTVRREEAARREFIDDLLYGRSDLGRLVERAERFGLRLSRAHAVAVAEGTTAYAEGGPVARQTEAAVLSRFDSHNILITTKNGRLLCIAPGDEDEVLTHFARQAHAAAEGCRVAIGRPQHGPGGVVQSYEEALAALEMAVRLNLADPVLHAADLLVYPVLTRDRQAMADLVSHTLGPLTEARGGAGPLLQTLTAYFDSGCVAAEAARRLSLSVRALTYRLERIHQLTGADPAAPAHRYMLQTAVIGARLLDWPNRPL, from the coding sequence GTGCGCGAGCACCAGGGGATACCCGAGCACTATCTGGACGGCTTCTCCCACACCCTCGCCGAGGTCGCGGCGAGCGGCCGCCGGCTGACCCGGGAGGAGCTGAAGACCCGCCGCACCCTGGGCGAACAGGCCGCCGAGGCCGGGCACGGCCTGCGCGCCCTGATCGTCGCCCACCTCGCCGCCACCCGCGCCGCCTGGCCGGCCGGCCCCGGCTCGACCGAGAGCACCCTGGCCACCCTGGCCGCCCTGGAGCAGGCCGTCGACGCGTTCGCCGAGGGCTACGAGCGCGCCCAGCGGCTCACCGTACGCCGGGAGGAGGCGGCCCGCAGGGAGTTCATCGACGACCTGCTCTACGGCCGCAGCGACCTGGGCCGGCTCGTCGAGCGCGCCGAACGCTTCGGCCTGCGCCTGTCCCGCGCGCACGCGGTCGCCGTCGCCGAGGGCACGACCGCGTACGCCGAGGGCGGCCCGGTCGCCCGGCAGACGGAGGCCGCCGTCCTGTCCCGCTTCGACTCCCACAACATCCTGATCACCACCAAGAACGGCCGGCTGCTGTGCATCGCGCCCGGTGACGAGGACGAGGTCCTCACCCACTTCGCCCGGCAGGCGCACGCGGCCGCGGAGGGCTGCCGGGTGGCCATCGGCCGCCCGCAGCACGGACCGGGCGGGGTGGTGCAGTCGTACGAAGAGGCCCTCGCCGCGCTGGAGATGGCGGTCCGGCTGAACCTGGCCGATCCGGTGCTGCACGCCGCGGACCTGCTCGTCTACCCGGTGCTCACCCGGGACCGGCAGGCGATGGCCGACCTGGTCTCGCACACCCTGGGCCCGCTGACCGAGGCCCGCGGCGGAGCCGGCCCGCTGCTTCAGACGCTGACGGCGTACTTCGACTCCGGCTGCGTGGCCGCGGAGGCCGCCCGCCGCCTGTCCCTGAGCGTCCGCGCCCTCACCTACCGCCTGGAGCGCATCCACCAGCTCACCGGCGCCGATCCGGCCGCCCCGGCGCACCGTTACATGCTCCAGACGGCCGTCATCGGAGCCCGGCTGCTGGACTGGCCGAACCGCCCGCTCTGA
- a CDS encoding MIP/aquaporin family protein, with protein MAVDIPAIIKPTRLRGRGGLLGECLAEFLGTFVLISFGCGVVAMAVAALPGSGRAATPVTIFLAAGDWLLIAWGWAFAVAFGVYVAGGVSGAHLNPAVTLAMAVRRGFSWAKVLPYWFAQVVGALTGAALVYLVYHDAIHAYDSVAPGPKVNGHTNATFSIFATFPAAYFHGGYWGPLVDQIAGTAFLLMLIAAVLDVRNQAVQANLRPLVVGFVVAAIGISYGANAGYAINPARDFGPRLFTYAAGWNSLAFPGSVSGTFSSYWWIPIVGPLIGGVVGIVVYDLFVGDVLLLRSELAALPEPGRATPVRTTDEE; from the coding sequence ATGGCTGTCGACATCCCGGCGATCATCAAGCCGACCCGGCTCAGAGGCCGGGGAGGACTGCTGGGCGAGTGCCTCGCCGAGTTCCTCGGGACCTTCGTCCTCATCTCCTTCGGCTGCGGTGTGGTCGCGATGGCGGTCGCCGCGCTGCCCGGTTCGGGCCGCGCGGCCACACCCGTCACGATCTTCCTCGCGGCCGGGGACTGGCTGCTGATCGCCTGGGGCTGGGCCTTCGCCGTCGCCTTCGGCGTCTACGTCGCCGGCGGCGTCAGCGGTGCCCACCTGAACCCGGCGGTGACGCTGGCCATGGCGGTGCGCCGCGGCTTCAGCTGGGCCAAGGTCCTGCCGTACTGGTTCGCGCAGGTCGTCGGCGCGCTCACCGGCGCGGCACTCGTCTACCTCGTCTACCACGACGCGATCCACGCCTACGACAGCGTGGCGCCGGGGCCGAAGGTGAACGGGCACACGAACGCCACGTTCTCCATCTTCGCGACCTTCCCGGCGGCGTACTTCCACGGCGGTTACTGGGGCCCGCTGGTGGACCAGATCGCGGGTACGGCTTTCCTGCTCATGCTGATCGCCGCCGTCCTCGACGTGCGCAACCAGGCCGTGCAGGCCAACCTCAGGCCGCTGGTCGTGGGATTCGTCGTCGCCGCCATCGGCATCTCCTACGGCGCCAATGCCGGGTACGCCATCAACCCGGCCCGTGACTTCGGGCCGCGCCTGTTCACCTACGCGGCCGGCTGGAACAGCCTGGCCTTCCCGGGCAGTGTGTCCGGCACGTTCAGCTCCTACTGGTGGATCCCGATCGTCGGGCCGCTGATCGGCGGCGTGGTCGGGATCGTGGTGTACGACCTGTTCGTCGGCGACGTTCTGCTCCTGCGCTCGGAGCTGGCCGCGCTGCCGGAGCCGGGGCGGGCGACTCCGGTGCGGACCACGGACGAGGAGTAG
- a CDS encoding DNA repair ATPase has product MATAEAPQASAPQASADAGTYEVLRDRLAGHAAELARRAEDLNARRAEEFGSARLDLARTARLHTEHACRPGDIVAVGDALLLGVTGQATDALALYGRDGARLPEDAVPGLLDDPAFVREFTALHRYYRQARLLRLRRADGRLLAVFRTGEKADDVRVLRWSVADDGRVAFLDARGDRDDVFPPGQEVTWTETTREDHVLGRDPYVAVPAGLGVTTVGGSLTVRTPDGETLYTEPVQEPLQSLADAAVAHARTGPLVLLRIRPYKEDTDRHLVFDTLARTVVRLDGIGQACRLLPEEQGIVFPGGYCLAGGGHKTYELDVRGLEFERELRAPNGEDVLYAFRSRTAGRTLLLSYNTLRKEVATPLPCRGWALFEDGALAVLREGGDEPAHTHPLQWWTSPYVSDTHAAALRTGTGALARVGNADLVRGLADCLSVARLVADGIESGEGYRTLAAACVRAADTHHWLAEPELGDLAGPLGEVRVAAGQVLAEFETVRELTRQAAEALEEAAERITAVVRRLRGEAPREAAAWVRGLTELRRAHGHVLTLKELRYVDAARLEEVAAGAEAELAAFGRRAVSFLAREDAFSGQRAEVERLAAEAGAIETAAGAVPVAARLDDLADGLRTVTEVVTGLDIADATVRTAVLERIADVLAGVNRARATLDARRRGLQDHEGRAEFAAETALLAQAVTAALAVSGTPEECDDQLASVLGRLEDLDGRFAEFDDFLAELADRRTEIYEAFAARKQSLADARARRAEQLALSAGRMLETIGRRAATLADTDEVTTYFASDPLVAKVRRTAGELRALGDSVRAEELDGRLKSARQEAVRALRDRTDLYADDGRTLLLGGHRFAVNTQPLDLTLVPHGDALAFAVTGTDYRSPVTDPGFAAYRPYWERRLPSESPEVYRAEHLAARLLAEHGPAALAAADDLPDLVRRAAQESYDEGYERGVHDHDATVLLQALLPLYEGAGTLRHEPAARAAAQLFWAYGTTEEARADWTRRAVSLARARDAFGAVPAVGELERELAAAIGEWDPSAPGGPAAAYLFEELTCGPEGFVLGAVARTLLEKFRHAGGSYGDDLQGLASLAARRQVAGAWLGAYAAATGTEAAPGELAEAVAAELCPGLARYDGDAPLTATAEGLLGTHPRVTGGRLALRLDEFLSRTCLFAAKDVPAFRAYQRRRTALMAAERDRLRLDDHRPRVMSAFVRNRLVDEVYLPLVGDSLARQLGTTGASKRTDTGGLLLLISPPGYGKTTLMEYVADRLGLMLVKVSGPALGHGVTSLDPADAPNATARHEIEKINFALAAGNNTLLYLDDIQHTSPELLQKFIPLCDATRRMDGVRDGEPRTYDLRGKRFAVCMAGNPYTESGERFRIPDMLASRADVHNLGDVLTGKEDVFALSFLENALTANPVLAPLAARDRADLDLLVRLAAADPTAHSDRLTHPLPAAELDRVVAVLAHAIAVRETVMKVNAAYIASAAQSPEARTEPPFRLQGSYRDMNKIAQRLRPVMNDAEREAVVQDHYTAEAQTLTTGAEAGLLKLAELRGTLDEAGAARWAEVKTAHVRARTLGGPDDDPVTRAVAALGLLADRVAAVESAITRARGGTGDR; this is encoded by the coding sequence ATGGCCACCGCTGAGGCGCCGCAGGCAAGCGCGCCGCAGGCAAGCGCCGATGCCGGTACCTACGAGGTGCTGCGCGACCGGCTCGCCGGGCATGCCGCCGAGCTCGCCCGGCGGGCCGAGGACCTCAACGCGCGCCGGGCCGAGGAGTTCGGCTCGGCGCGGCTGGACCTCGCGCGCACCGCCCGCCTCCACACCGAGCATGCGTGCAGGCCGGGCGACATCGTGGCCGTAGGGGACGCGCTCCTCCTCGGTGTGACCGGCCAAGCCACGGACGCCCTCGCGCTGTACGGCCGCGACGGCGCGCGGCTGCCCGAGGACGCCGTGCCCGGCCTGCTCGACGACCCGGCGTTCGTCCGGGAGTTCACCGCCCTGCACCGCTACTACCGGCAGGCCCGCCTGCTGCGGCTGCGCCGGGCCGACGGCCGGCTGCTCGCGGTGTTCCGCACCGGCGAGAAGGCCGACGACGTGCGCGTGCTGCGCTGGAGCGTCGCCGACGACGGCCGGGTGGCGTTCCTGGACGCGCGCGGCGACCGCGACGACGTCTTCCCCCCCGGCCAGGAGGTCACCTGGACCGAGACCACCCGCGAGGACCACGTCCTTGGCCGGGACCCGTATGTGGCCGTGCCCGCCGGGCTGGGCGTGACGACCGTCGGCGGTTCGCTGACCGTGCGCACCCCGGACGGGGAGACGCTGTACACCGAGCCGGTGCAGGAGCCGCTGCAGTCGCTCGCCGACGCGGCCGTCGCGCACGCCCGGACCGGCCCGCTGGTACTGCTGCGGATCCGGCCGTACAAGGAGGACACCGACCGCCACCTGGTCTTCGACACCCTGGCCCGTACGGTGGTCCGGCTCGACGGCATCGGGCAGGCCTGCCGGCTGCTGCCCGAGGAGCAGGGCATCGTCTTCCCGGGCGGCTACTGCCTGGCCGGCGGCGGCCACAAGACGTACGAACTCGACGTGCGGGGGCTGGAGTTCGAGCGGGAGCTGCGCGCGCCGAACGGCGAGGACGTGCTGTACGCGTTCCGCTCCCGCACCGCGGGCCGCACGCTGCTGCTGTCGTACAACACCCTGCGCAAGGAGGTGGCGACCCCGCTGCCGTGCCGGGGCTGGGCGCTGTTCGAGGACGGCGCGCTCGCCGTGCTGCGCGAGGGCGGCGACGAGCCCGCGCACACCCATCCGCTCCAGTGGTGGACCTCGCCGTACGTCTCCGACACCCACGCGGCCGCCCTGCGCACCGGCACCGGCGCGCTCGCCCGGGTCGGCAACGCCGACCTCGTGCGCGGGCTCGCCGACTGCCTGTCCGTCGCCCGGCTGGTCGCCGACGGCATCGAGAGCGGCGAGGGGTACCGGACGCTGGCCGCCGCCTGTGTGCGTGCCGCCGACACCCACCATTGGCTCGCTGAACCCGAACTGGGCGATCTGGCGGGCCCGTTGGGCGAGGTCCGGGTCGCCGCGGGGCAGGTGCTGGCCGAGTTCGAGACCGTACGGGAGCTGACCCGGCAGGCGGCCGAGGCGCTGGAGGAGGCCGCCGAACGGATCACCGCCGTCGTGCGCCGGCTGCGCGGCGAGGCCCCCCGCGAGGCCGCCGCCTGGGTGCGCGGACTGACCGAACTGCGGCGCGCGCACGGCCACGTGCTGACGCTGAAGGAGCTGCGGTACGTCGATGCCGCCCGGCTCGAGGAGGTGGCCGCGGGCGCCGAGGCCGAGCTGGCCGCGTTCGGGCGGCGCGCCGTCTCGTTCCTGGCCCGCGAGGACGCCTTCAGCGGGCAGCGGGCGGAGGTCGAGCGGCTGGCCGCCGAGGCGGGGGCGATCGAGACGGCGGCCGGTGCCGTGCCCGTCGCCGCCCGGCTGGACGACCTCGCCGACGGGCTGCGCACGGTCACCGAGGTCGTCACCGGCCTCGACATCGCCGACGCCACCGTCCGTACGGCCGTCCTGGAGCGGATCGCCGACGTGCTGGCCGGCGTCAACCGGGCCCGCGCGACGCTGGACGCCCGCCGCCGCGGCCTCCAGGACCACGAGGGGCGCGCCGAGTTCGCCGCCGAGACCGCCCTGCTCGCCCAGGCCGTCACCGCCGCGCTCGCCGTCTCCGGCACCCCCGAGGAGTGCGACGACCAACTCGCCTCCGTCCTCGGCCGGCTGGAGGACCTGGACGGCAGGTTCGCCGAGTTCGACGACTTCCTCGCCGAACTCGCCGACCGGCGCACCGAGATCTACGAGGCCTTCGCCGCCCGCAAGCAGTCCCTCGCCGACGCCCGTGCCCGCCGCGCCGAACAGCTCGCGCTCTCGGCCGGGCGCATGCTGGAGACGATCGGCCGCCGGGCGGCCACGCTCGCGGACACCGACGAGGTCACCACCTACTTCGCCTCCGACCCGCTGGTCGCCAAGGTCCGCCGCACCGCGGGCGAACTGCGCGCCCTCGGCGACAGCGTGCGCGCCGAGGAACTCGACGGGCGCCTGAAGTCCGCCCGCCAGGAGGCCGTCCGCGCCCTGCGCGACCGCACCGACCTGTACGCCGACGACGGCCGCACCCTGCTGCTCGGCGGTCACCGCTTCGCCGTCAACACCCAGCCGCTCGACCTCACCCTCGTCCCGCACGGCGACGCCCTCGCCTTCGCGGTGACCGGGACGGACTACCGCTCCCCGGTCACCGACCCCGGCTTCGCGGCGTACCGCCCCTACTGGGAGCGCCGGCTGCCGTCCGAGTCGCCCGAGGTGTACCGCGCCGAGCACCTGGCGGCCCGCCTGCTCGCCGAGCACGGCCCCGCCGCCCTGGCCGCCGCCGACGACCTGCCGGACCTGGTGCGCCGGGCGGCGCAGGAGTCGTACGACGAGGGCTACGAGCGCGGCGTCCACGACCACGACGCGACGGTGCTGCTCCAGGCCCTGCTGCCGCTGTACGAGGGCGCCGGGACCCTGCGCCACGAGCCCGCCGCCCGCGCCGCCGCCCAGCTGTTCTGGGCGTACGGCACGACGGAGGAGGCCCGCGCCGACTGGACCCGGCGGGCGGTGTCGCTGGCCCGCGCCCGGGACGCCTTCGGTGCCGTACCCGCCGTCGGCGAGCTGGAGCGGGAGCTGGCCGCCGCGATCGGGGAGTGGGACCCCTCGGCGCCGGGCGGCCCGGCCGCCGCGTACCTCTTCGAGGAGCTGACCTGCGGCCCCGAGGGCTTCGTGCTCGGGGCCGTGGCGCGCACCCTGCTGGAGAAGTTCCGGCACGCGGGCGGGAGTTACGGCGACGACCTGCAGGGCCTCGCCTCGCTCGCCGCGCGCCGGCAGGTGGCCGGGGCCTGGCTCGGCGCGTACGCCGCCGCCACCGGCACCGAGGCCGCCCCCGGCGAACTGGCCGAGGCGGTGGCCGCCGAGCTGTGCCCCGGCCTCGCCCGCTACGACGGCGACGCCCCGCTCACCGCGACGGCGGAGGGGCTGCTCGGCACGCACCCCCGGGTGACCGGTGGCCGGCTGGCCCTGCGGCTGGACGAGTTCCTGTCACGCACCTGCCTGTTCGCGGCCAAGGACGTGCCCGCCTTCCGCGCCTACCAGCGTCGCCGCACGGCCCTGATGGCCGCCGAACGCGACCGGCTCCGGCTGGACGACCACCGCCCCCGGGTGATGTCGGCGTTCGTCCGCAACCGGCTGGTGGACGAGGTGTACCTGCCGCTGGTCGGCGACAGCCTGGCCCGCCAGCTGGGCACCACCGGCGCGTCCAAGCGCACCGACACCGGCGGGCTGCTCCTGCTGATCTCCCCGCCCGGCTACGGCAAGACGACGCTCATGGAGTACGTCGCCGACCGGCTCGGCCTGATGCTGGTCAAGGTCAGCGGCCCGGCGCTCGGCCACGGCGTCACCTCGCTGGACCCGGCCGACGCGCCCAACGCCACCGCCCGGCACGAGATCGAGAAGATCAACTTCGCGCTGGCGGCGGGCAACAACACGCTCCTGTACCTGGACGACATCCAGCACACCTCGCCCGAGCTGCTGCAGAAGTTCATTCCGCTGTGCGACGCGACGCGCCGGATGGACGGCGTGCGGGACGGCGAGCCGCGCACCTACGACCTGCGCGGCAAGCGGTTCGCGGTGTGCATGGCCGGCAACCCCTACACCGAGTCCGGGGAGCGCTTCCGCATCCCCGACATGCTCGCCAGCCGGGCCGACGTGCACAATCTCGGCGACGTCCTCACCGGCAAGGAGGACGTCTTCGCGCTCAGCTTCCTCGAGAACGCCCTCACCGCCAATCCGGTCCTCGCCCCGCTCGCCGCCCGCGACCGCGCCGACCTGGACCTGCTGGTCCGGCTGGCCGCCGCCGACCCGACGGCGCACAGCGACCGCCTGACCCATCCGCTCCCGGCCGCCGAACTCGACCGGGTCGTCGCCGTGCTGGCCCACGCGATCGCCGTCCGGGAGACGGTGATGAAGGTCAACGCGGCCTACATCGCCTCCGCCGCCCAGTCGCCGGAGGCCCGCACCGAGCCCCCCTTCCGCCTCCAGGGCTCCTACCGCGACATGAACAAGATCGCCCAGCGGCTGCGCCCGGTCATGAACGACGCCGAGCGCGAGGCCGTCGTCCAGGACCACTACACCGCCGAGGCCCAGACCCTCACCACGGGGGCCGAGGCCGGCCTGCTGAAGCTGGCCGAACTGCGCGGCACCCTCGACGAGGCCGGGGCCGCGCGCTGGGCCGAGGTGAAGACGGCCCATGTCCGCGCCCGCACCCTCGGCGGCCCCGACGACGACCCCGTGACCCGCGCGGTGGCGGCCCTGGGGCTGCTGGCGGACCGGGTGGCGGCGGTGGAGTCGGCCATCACCCGCGCCCGCGGCGGCACCGGGGACCGCTGA